One Numenius arquata chromosome 9, bNumArq3.hap1.1, whole genome shotgun sequence DNA window includes the following coding sequences:
- the LOC141468254 gene encoding cytochrome P450 2J2-like isoform X1 has product MLGIAEFFIALVVCLLILQFLKLQWMRTQLPPGPVPLPIIGNLWLLDFKLRRETLTKLTNIYGNIYTLWMGQTPMVVLNGYKAVKDGIVTHSEEVSGRPLTPFYRDMMGEKGIFLTSGHTWKQQRRFGMTVIRSLALGKNNLEHQIQTEACHLVDTFTNTKGKPFDPHIFIVHAVANIICAVVFGHRFSSDDESFSKLIKAVYFVIYFQATIWGRMYDAFPWLMHRFPGPHQKVFAYNDFMHNLVMKEVQTHERQSAGEPRDLIDFYLTQITKTKDDPTSTFNKDNMVQTVVDLLLGGTETTSTTLLWALLYMVQYPEIQGKVQKEIKAVLEPSHLISYEDRKKLPYTNAVIHEALRYSNVTSVGVPRQCVRNTTLMGFHIKKGTLVLPNLHSVVYDSEYWATPWKFNPNHFLDLDGNFVNKEAFLPFSAGHRVCLGEQMARVELFIIFTNLLRAFTFQLPEGVKEINLDYILGAILQPHPYKLCAIPR; this is encoded by the exons ATGTTGGGGATTGCTGAGTTTTTTATAGCTCTAGTAGTATGCCTCCTGATTTTGCAGTTCCTAAAGCTGCAATGGATGCGCACCCAGCTTCCTCCAGGACCAGTTCCCCTCCCCATCATCGGAAATTTGTGGCTGCTGGATTTCAAACTTCGTCGAGAAACTCTCActaag TTAACCAACATCTATGGAAATATCTACACCTTGTGGATGGGACAGACACCGATGGTTGTACTGAACGGATACAAAGCAGTAAAAGACGGCATCGTCACCCATTCAGAGGAAGTTTCCGGAAGACCTCTCACCCCATTCTACAGGGATATGATGGGCGAGAAAG GTATTTTTCTGACGAGTGGGCACACCTGGAAGCAACAGAGACGCTTTGGTATGACAGTTATAAGAAGCCTGGCACTTGGTAAGAACAATTTGGAGCATCAAATTCAAACAGAGGCTTGTCACCTTGTGGATACCTTTACAAACACAAAAG GAAAACCTTTTGACCCCCACATTTTCATCGTCCATGCTGTTGCAAATATAATTTGTGCTGTTGTTTTTGGTCATCGCTTCTCCAGCGACGATGAATCTTTCAGCAAGCTTATCAAAGCTGTTTATTTTGTGATCTACTTTCAAGCTACTATCTGGGGCAGG ATGTATGATGCTTTCCCATGGCTTATGCACCGTTTCCCAGGGCCCCATCAGAAAGTGTTTGCATACAATGACTTCATGCACAATTTAGTTATGAAGGAGGTACAGACTCATGAGAGACAGAGCGCAGGTGAACCAAGGGATCTCATTGACTTCTACCTCACTCAAATAACAAAA ACCAAAGATGACCCTACTTCTACGTTTAATAAAGACAATATGGTTCAGACCGTGGTTGATCTTTTGCTGGGAGGGACAGAAACAACAAGTACCACCCTTCTCTGGGCACTGCTGTATATGGTACAATACCCTGAAATACAAG GAAAGGTTCAAAAAGAGATAAAGGCTGTTCTGGAACCCTCCCATCTCATCAGCTATGAAGACCGTAAAAAACTGCCATACACAAATGCCGTGATTCATGAGGCTTTGCGGTACAGCAACGTTACCTCTGTTGGGGTCCCTCGACAATGTGTGAGGAATACAACTTTGATGGGTTTTCACATCAAAAAG GGCACACTTGTATTGCCAAATCTGCACTCTGTTGTGTACGATTCCGAGTACTGGGCGACCCCTTGGAAGTTCAACCCAAATCACTTCCTTGATTTGGACGGCAACTTTGTGAACAAAGAGGCATTCTTACCTTTCTCAGCAG GGCACCGTGTATGTTTGGGAGAACAGATGGCACGAGTTGAACTCTTCATCATCTTTACCAACCTCCTTCGGGCATTCACATTCCAGCTCCCTGAGGGAGTCAAGGAAATCAATCTGGACTACATTTTGGGTGCGATACTGCAACCCCATCCATATAAGCTCTGTGCTATTCCACGTTAG
- the LOC141468254 gene encoding cytochrome P450 2J2-like isoform X2 yields MLGIAEFFIALVVCLLILQFLKLQWMRTQLPPGPVPLPIIGNLWLLDFKLRRETLTKLTNIYGNIYTLWMGQTPMVVLNGYKAVKDGIVTHSEEVSGRPLTPFYRDMMGEKGIFLTSGHTWKQQRRFGMTVIRSLALGKNNLEHQIQTEACHLVDTFTNTKGKPFDPHIFIVHAVANIICAVVFGHRFSSDDESFSKLIKAVYFLMFFPFCLKSQMYDAFPWLMHRFPGPHQKVFAYNDFMHNLVMKEVQTHERQSAGEPRDLIDFYLTQITKTKDDPTSTFNKDNMVQTVVDLLLGGTETTSTTLLWALLYMVQYPEIQGKVQKEIKAVLEPSHLISYEDRKKLPYTNAVIHEALRYSNVTSVGVPRQCVRNTTLMGFHIKKGTLVLPNLHSVVYDSEYWATPWKFNPNHFLDLDGNFVNKEAFLPFSAGHRVCLGEQMARVELFIIFTNLLRAFTFQLPEGVKEINLDYILGAILQPHPYKLCAIPR; encoded by the exons ATGTTGGGGATTGCTGAGTTTTTTATAGCTCTAGTAGTATGCCTCCTGATTTTGCAGTTCCTAAAGCTGCAATGGATGCGCACCCAGCTTCCTCCAGGACCAGTTCCCCTCCCCATCATCGGAAATTTGTGGCTGCTGGATTTCAAACTTCGTCGAGAAACTCTCActaag TTAACCAACATCTATGGAAATATCTACACCTTGTGGATGGGACAGACACCGATGGTTGTACTGAACGGATACAAAGCAGTAAAAGACGGCATCGTCACCCATTCAGAGGAAGTTTCCGGAAGACCTCTCACCCCATTCTACAGGGATATGATGGGCGAGAAAG GTATTTTTCTGACGAGTGGGCACACCTGGAAGCAACAGAGACGCTTTGGTATGACAGTTATAAGAAGCCTGGCACTTGGTAAGAACAATTTGGAGCATCAAATTCAAACAGAGGCTTGTCACCTTGTGGATACCTTTACAAACACAAAAG GAAAACCTTTTGACCCCCACATTTTCATCGTCCATGCTGTTGCAAATATAATTTGTGCTGTTGTTTTTGGTCATCGCTTCTCCAGCGACGATGAATCTTTCAGCAAGCTTATCAAAGCTGTTTATTTT cttatgttttttcctttttgtttaaaatcacaGATGTATGATGCTTTCCCATGGCTTATGCACCGTTTCCCAGGGCCCCATCAGAAAGTGTTTGCATACAATGACTTCATGCACAATTTAGTTATGAAGGAGGTACAGACTCATGAGAGACAGAGCGCAGGTGAACCAAGGGATCTCATTGACTTCTACCTCACTCAAATAACAAAA ACCAAAGATGACCCTACTTCTACGTTTAATAAAGACAATATGGTTCAGACCGTGGTTGATCTTTTGCTGGGAGGGACAGAAACAACAAGTACCACCCTTCTCTGGGCACTGCTGTATATGGTACAATACCCTGAAATACAAG GAAAGGTTCAAAAAGAGATAAAGGCTGTTCTGGAACCCTCCCATCTCATCAGCTATGAAGACCGTAAAAAACTGCCATACACAAATGCCGTGATTCATGAGGCTTTGCGGTACAGCAACGTTACCTCTGTTGGGGTCCCTCGACAATGTGTGAGGAATACAACTTTGATGGGTTTTCACATCAAAAAG GGCACACTTGTATTGCCAAATCTGCACTCTGTTGTGTACGATTCCGAGTACTGGGCGACCCCTTGGAAGTTCAACCCAAATCACTTCCTTGATTTGGACGGCAACTTTGTGAACAAAGAGGCATTCTTACCTTTCTCAGCAG GGCACCGTGTATGTTTGGGAGAACAGATGGCACGAGTTGAACTCTTCATCATCTTTACCAACCTCCTTCGGGCATTCACATTCCAGCTCCCTGAGGGAGTCAAGGAAATCAATCTGGACTACATTTTGGGTGCGATACTGCAACCCCATCCATATAAGCTCTGTGCTATTCCACGTTAG